Genomic window (Petrotoga mexicana DSM 14811):
CCGTTCACTTGTATGCAAGAAGGGGTGGCGATGGCAAAAATGGACGCCATCACCACAGAAGTATCTAAACGAGATCCTTCGTTAGTTGTCCCCATGATTCATGCGTTTTTCGGAGATTCTGCCAATACGAATCTTGAAGCTGAAATTGCAGCATTCAGAGAACAATGCTATCTCAAACATAAATTGACAAAATAGAAAATCATTCTACTCTAGAAACATCTAAAGTTACTTCTTTTATACCGTTTGTGGTGTTTGTTTGAAATAGTTCATTCAAGGCTGAAAGCAATTTGTTCTCAATTTCGGCAATTGTTTCATTGCTTTTAAAATCTTCAGGATTATAAGTTGAAAATATGAGTCTAAGAGTGTCAAACACCTGAGAAAAGGAATTTTCCACAGTTTCTTTCATTTCTGCGTTGGCTACTAATAAGGAATATTCCGTCACAAAAACACGGTTGTTAAGGTTGACTCTAACCGGATATTCGCCTTTGATAATTTCGACTTTTAAGTCTTGCTGAGTTTGAATATACCTGATTTCAGGCTCTAACGCTCCATAGAATTTGATGTCTGTGTATCCAAGAAATTCTGGATTACGTGGATTATCTTTAATTGAGTACACACTAACTTGTCCATTTTCAAATCTAGCGTATAGATAGCCATTGGCGATTTTAATTCCGTTAATACCCGCTAAATTTAAGTTTTCTAGTAGCCTAGGAGAATTAGGTTTGCTTATTTCTGCGATGCTTAATCCATCCATATGTCTTAGTATATAAAGATAGTTATCGTGATTAATTACATCTGTGACGTTTCCAGGTGTGTCTATTGTGGCAATTTCTTGTGGATTATTTGGATCTGTAACTTCATATATAGTTACTCCCATTTCTCCACTTGGAGAGTACAGGTAGACTTTTTCATCAGGAACTACTTTTGTGGAAAATCGTACTTGAGAAGTAGATTCCCCACCTTTTTGATCTTTTGCAACAATTCTTAAGGTGTAACTTTTCCCCATTTTCAAGGAATCAAATTGATAAAAATAGGTATTGATATTTTCTGCTATGAGTTGCTCCTGTTCGGAATCAGCGATTAAATATAAGTCAAAAATCAAAGAATCTCCATCGGGATCCTCCGCTTGCCATACAAAGTATACATTTGGCTCGCTTAATTGTTGATTTGCAGATGGAGATAAGATTATAGGACTATTGGGGGGACTATTTTTTTGAAAATAATAGTTTTCAGAGAAATCATAAACCATATTGTTTTTAACAACAGCAAATTTCAGATCCAATCCTTCTGACGGCACTGAACTTAAAATAACGGTATTTTGAGTGGAAGTTCTAAAAGGTTCATAAATTCCATCACTGTTTTTTCTATAAATTAAATATTGGTCATAATCTTGTGGAAGCGTTATGTATAAATCGTTATTATCCCATCTGTAATCTATTTGATATTTTAAAGGTAATTTTTCAAGATTTATGGTTAGTGTTTTATCTTCATTCACAAAGAATTCTGGGTTGTTATAGTAGTAATATGCGAGACCAGAATCATCGACGGCCATAATATTCAGCTGATAAGTTCCTTCTTCTATCGATGTTAATTCTATACTTTCTCCAATGGGGAAAGATGCTTCGTAAGTATTGGCTCCAATCAATTCAACTTTTATTTCGTTGTAAGGCTCTTGCAGATCTTGAGACTTTACTATTTCGTAGTTGATCGTTACATTATAATTTCTACCAAAAAACAACAGGGAAAATATAATTACGATACCTAATACAACAATCGCAATAATAGTTGTAATTATAATTAATCTCTCTCTGTTTTGTGGCGGTTTCTTTTCTTCTTGGTTGATTAAACTTTCGTATTCTAATTTATTTTCATTCTTATTTTCAGAATTGTTCTCTTCAGCCATTGCTATCCCTCCAAAGATAATTATATTGTCGCCTTTAGGAACCTTCTTTAGCGCCCCTTCGCCCCAACAATTTTTTGTACAACTCTATATATGTTTCTAATGGAATATCTTCCGGTCTAGATGACGGATTAATCTGTACCTCAGTTAGATATTTTTCGGTATCAGGTATTATCTCCTTTAGATTGTTTTTTATAGTTTTTCTTCTTTTAGAAAAACATTTGTGAACAAATTTCATGAAATCTTTTGGATCTATTTCTTCTACATACTTATATATAGGTTTAAACTTTAATATTACTGAATCTACTTTTGGAATTGGTACGAAATTGTTTTTAGATACATCCATGATTTTTTCAACGGTACAATAAGTCTGAACGAATATACTTAAAGGGCTGTAACTTTTTTTTGATTTCGCCATCAACCGTTGTCCAAACTCTTTTTGAAACATAAAAATAGCGTATTCAAATTTTGGTGACTCTACAAATATTTTTTCTAATATTTTTGAAGAGATATAATATGGGATGTTCGCGATATATTTCAATTTTGGAATATCTTTGAATTTAGAAAGGTCCGTGTTTAGGAAATCTTCAAAATGTATTTCTACATTATTTGAACCTTCAAACCTTTCTTCTAACAGTGGTTTTAGCCTTTCATCAATTTCAAAAGTTATTACTTTTTTTGCTTTCCTTGCCATCTCTTCTGTAAGGATTCCGTTGCCGGTTCCAATTTCGATTATTACATCATTTTCATCGATTTCACTTTTTCGGACTATTTCCCGAGATACATTAGAGTTAGACAAAAAATTTTGACCCAACCCTTTTTTTAATCTGATATCGTACTTCTTAAGCCATTCAGAAGTTTTCAAAGAAATTTCACCTTTCTTGTCTTATTAAAATAGACCAGATACACTTGTGTATGTTTCAGCACCGGTTTTAATAAAATTCATGAATGTTTGTACCGTACTCATAACTTCTACGATGTTGGTTAGTGTGTTTTTTGGAATGTAGATAATGTCTTTTGGTTTTACTTCTGGGTTCATCCCAGTTTTTACGGGGGCTGCGTTTATTATTCCAGATAAGTCCAAAGTTACGGGTGGATTTTCTGGGCCATCTTTGAATAAGTATACCGTTGTTAATTGAGCCGATTGAGAGGCGTTTCCAGCTTTGAGTACAGCATCTAATACTGTCATGCCTGCATTGTATGAGATAATACCGGGTTTTGCTACTTCTCCAAAGACGTAAACAACTTGCTCTTCTGCCGGTGGTACGTAGACTATAGATCCAGGGTTAACGAGTACATTTCTTAAAGACTCTACGTCTTTTATGTCGACTTTTATTTCTTCGTTGTTTTTTGTGTAGATGAAAATGCTCTCTTGATTTTTCCAATCGATAGCTGAGTTAGATAGTATCTCAACCAAGCTCATAGGAACATCTGTTCTTAAACTTTTTGGAGAAGGAATATTTCCCAAAACGGCTATGTATGAACCACTCACTTCTGGTTGAACAACGACGTATGAACCTTTAGGAACTTCCATCATTAAATTATTTAACAATTCTTCAGAATTTATCGTTTTTATAGCTTCATTGTTTTGGTAGATTGTGATTGTTCCGGTATCTACAGGAGAGAATCCATTTACTGACGAGAAGATATCTATTAACCTCACATTTTTTTGTTGGATAATTTGTGTTTCTCCTGCCTTGTAGACGATAACTTGGTCTGGAGCAATTTTAGAAATTTCTACAAAGACTTTGCCCTCTAGTGGAATATTTTTTAAACTGTCAAATTCATTCGCTGTTAAAGTTCCCATTTTTTCACCGATTTGATATCTAACTTGGTAGGATTCATCTAAGTTTAATGGGAGCAACAATTCATACAAACTTTCTCCTTGATTGTATTCTATAACATCGGAGACTTCTCCGAATATATACGCCATTCTTAATTCTGTATCGGCTATTATCGTTGAGCCAGAACTTAGTATAATATCTTTCAACATAGTCAAGTTATTTGGGTCGACGGTTAAACTTTTTGTGCTCCCGGAATTATCCACGATAACCAAATTACCAGAAAAATTACTACTGAAACCACCAGCTAATCCAACTATCTTATCCATGCTTATTTCTTCGTTGGGTAAAAATTCAACCTTTCCCGTTGTGTTGAATGCTCCACTTAAGTAAACGTAGTTTCTTTTAAGTGTAATTTGGACAAAATCACCTTTTTTTAATTCATCATTTGAATTTACGGGTTGGTTGTTTACTTGAATTTTTTCCACATTTTCTTCGCTTATACCAACTTTAGTTAAGAGTGTTCTGATGTTCATTCTTTCTTGTTTTTCAAAGTCGATTCTTTTTGAAATTTCTTGTGAACTTACGTATACATAATTTTCAAATTTATTTATTATTACGGTATCTCCAGGTTGTAAGAGAAAATCACTTCCTTGAGTTATTTTCTGCAAAGACACTTTGTACGTTTGTTCCCCTCTTACAACAGTTATTTCATCATTTACTTGGTTTAGAGGTAAGTTTATATCAGAACCAGAGGAAATCATAGTTATTACAGATTTTATTCCCATACCTTCAAAATAATCTAAAGTAGCCGATCCGAAATCAGAAAAAACAAGAACATTATTCGTATAGTTGTAAGGAATTATTACTGTGTCACCTGGTTGTAAGGAATAATCCTCTTTTTTTACTATTTCATCAAATGGGACTTCTTGAATTTCTGCCTCTCGTACAATCATTATTTTTGTAGGTATCTTATTAGTTGGAATATTCATGGAAGAGATAACGGTTTTCAACGTCAAACCTTCATAGTAATCTAATGAAGAGGTGCCGAAGTCTGAAAAAACAGTGACTTTATTTGTATAATCGTAAGGGAAGAGAACAAAGTAATTTTCATGTATATAAGGATCTTCACCAGCTTCTCCGCTTTTAATCCATTCAATATTAATTTTTTGTTCCTTTCCATCGGGAGATTTGATTAACGCGTAAGAGGATTTAGTGATATCTTTTATCCCACCAGCTAAGCCGATTAGATCTGAAAGCTTAATCTTTTCGTTTTTTATGTCAATAACTCCGTTTATGTTGGTGTTTCCTAAAACCGTTACCGAAAATGGGGCATACTGGGTGATTCCAACCGTAACTTTATTAGTTTTTATATAACTCTCCATTTTATTCGATATTTCGTTTTCGATTTCTTCTAAAGTTCTACCTTCCGCTTTTATTCTGCCAATAGGAGGTACCGTGATGTCTCCTTCTGGTCCAACAACTGCATCGGTTATTGAATATTCAGGATATCCCAGAACCCAAATTCCTAAGGTGTCACCCATCCTTACGTTATATGAAAAAGTAATAATTGGTAAAACCAAAAGAAATAAAAGAACGACAATAAAATGACCTTTTTTCATTTTTTATCCTCCCCACTAAATTTTTTTGTTATATCATTTTTTCTATTAGTTCCAATTCTTGAGAAACGTAACCTGAGATTTTTAAATGACTTACTATTTTTTTTGCAACTTCACTGTTCCCACTTTTTAACGCGGCTTTTGATTTTATAATCAAAAAGTTTATTTTGTTTTGTCCATCCTGAGGTTCTTTTAAATATAATATATCTTCGTACTTCTTTATTTCGTATAATGAATGGGCAAGGTAAAGGTTTGTCTCATCTAAGTCTATACCTTTTTCTAAAGCAATTTCTAAAAATTTACTAGCTTTTTCGTAATCTTCACTTAGCATATAACAGACCCCAATGTTATGATAGAACATAGGATCTTCAGGAAGTAAAGATATCGCTTTTTTATAATATGAAGCAGCATTTAGGTAATTACCTTTTTCTAACATAGTGTTCGCTTTTTGGTTGTAATAATATGCCAGTTCTTTACTCATTTATGTCACCTTCAGTGTAGTAAAAAAGGGTATCAACTAAAATTTTATCTTCTAATAATAGAGAAACACTGGCTGGATTTATTCCACTGATTATTGGAGGGAATAAGTTGTATTCTATATAATCAATAGGTTTATAAGAAACTTTCAAATAATCTTTGAGGTATTCTTCTTGGTTTTGATCTATAATACTTCCTCCGCTCATGAAGGCAAGGTTTTCTAAGTTTGTATTAACTTCTTTTCCATTGGTCAGGTGAAATAAAGAGCTACTTGAAAGGATAAAAGGTATCGTCTTTTCAGGGGTTAGTTCCATGTTGATTTCACCGTGAGTTAATATCTTCGAATCGGTATTAATTTGTGGCACATGAACTTGGAAGAGTTCATTAATTTCGTATTCATATGTATCTGATATCGAATAAGTACGGTGATAATTGAAGGGTACTCTTCCCCCCGAATCCATTACGTATATATTTTTGGTCAAAAAATCCATTTTTTCGCCTGAGATATCGTTAATATTAATTTTTAAGGTTACTGTTCTGTCGTTTTTGCTATATTTTAAACCATATAAATTTAAAATATATAGATTACTTTCTGTATTTGAGTCTATTCTTTCTAAGTAAACTTTGTTATCGTCTAAATCCGTAAGGATAAGCACACCATTTTCAATTTTGACTTTTCCCCTGAATTGACTGATATTTTCACCGCTAAAACCATCATCGATTGGCTTGAGTTCTCCATCTTCTTCTAAAATTTCTATGCCATCTTCAAGAGAAGAAATTAAGATTTTATTCCATGGAAGAACGTCAAGAGAAATATAAGTTTTATTTGGCAGTTTTAGGATGTTCACTACTTCATTTTTTAATATATCGAAATTAAAAACGGATGAACTTGCGTAATCTAAAAGGTATAAATTGTTGTGCCATAAGGCTCCATCGAGAAATGTTATTAAATGATCAAATTTCTTTTGTTGAAGTATTTCACCGTTGTAACCTATAATTTTTATTTCATTGTTGTATGGATCATATCCGACCAGTCTTCCGGCGTTATCAATATCGTAAATTATAAAGGGGAAATCTTTCGTCAAAACTTCCATGTGGTTTTCAGTCTCGCTTGTTAATACCGTACTTTCCACCGTTGAATCGGTTTTAATTTCCTTTCTAACAATTGGAGAATAACTTTCAAAGTAGTAAATCCCTTGATCTGTACCTAGGTAAACTCTATTTAGATTTTCGTCGGCGTTTATAGAATAATAATTTTTGTCTTTGTCTAATCTTATCCAAGCTTCTTCGTAATTACTTGTTTTAAATATCAAGTGATTTTGAGAATCTAAGACGTACAAATTTGAATTGGAGATCTCATAGTCTACAGGATTATAAAATCTTTCAAAAGAATCTTTTACTCCTGCTGTTTGGCTGATTTCGAGAAATACAGGTGTAGCATAGTTGGAAAGTGAAAAGTTTTTGATACTGTCTATAAAACTCAACAAGGTGTTAGCTTCCTCATTTACGGTAGAAAATAATAGAGAATTTTCCAAGTCTTGAATAGCTTTGTCTATCATTCCCAACTGTAAATCCAATTTTGCTGCATAGTACCAAAGTTTAGGTATATCTGTTATGTATATTTCTCCGCTCATTGCTTGATTCAATTGAACACGTGCCTCGTATTTTTTCCCTTCAAATAACAACTGGAGACTTTCCGAAAATAGTTCTCTAGAGTTTAATTCACTTTCCGATAATTCTTGAGAGAATATCCAAACGTTCGTCAGCAAAAGATAGATAAAAAGGGGAATGATTGCTTTTTTCATTTGACTTTTTCTTCCTTTGTTAGGATTTTTATAATGTCTGTTTTATTTTCAGAATTAGCTAGTAACCTTTTGATATTCGATCTATGTTTATACAAGCTCAGAAAAAATAAAAGTGTATAGGTAATACCCATTTTTAAATTCCAAAAATAACTTAAGATAGCAGTTATAAGCAAACCTAAAAGGGATGATAAAGAAACATATTTGGTTGATAATTCGACGGGTATCCAAATTAACAAAAATATCACACCTAACATAGGACTCAAAGCAAAATAACCGCCTAACGTAGAAGCAACTCCTTTTCCACCTTTAAACTTTAAAAAAATTGGATAGTCATGACCTAACACAAGGACTATCAAAGAAAAATAAGTAATCCACGAATCAACGCCAAAAATCAGTCTTATTATTAAAATGGGAATGAATGCTTTCAAAAAATCAAGGATGATTGATAGTAATCCCCATTTTGGCCCCAAAGTCCTTAAAACATTGGTTCCTCCAACGTTTCCGCTACCAGTTTTTCTTATGTCTATTCCTTTACTCCATGGAATCAAGAAGCTGAAAGGAATCGATCCACATAGATAACTGATAATCAAAGCAGCAATGGACATATAATTTCCTCCCTGAAATAGGATTTGTAAGGTGTTAAAAATTTAAAAACAAATTTCAGAGTGTTTTTTGTTTGGTGTTGGTTGTTTTTTGGTTTTTTCTTGCTTCAAATTTTAAAAATATAGGTGAACCAATGAAAGGATCTATATAATTTCGTATCATATTTCTCAAACCTTGTTGATAATATTTTGGTATATCGTATGGTAAATTTGAATAGAATACGAAAACAGGAGGTCTAGTCCCTACCTGTGTAGCATAGTAAAATTTTATTCTTTTTCCTTTTTTAATTGGCGGTGGAGTTACAAGTGTGTATTTTTCTAAGGCTGCATTCAACGCACTTGTAGGGATTTTTTTGTTTCTTGATGTTTCAACATCTTCTATGGCAGTTATTAATTCTTGAATCCCCCATCTTTTGGGTGCTGATGTGAATACTAATGGACTGTAATTTACAAAGTAGAGTTCTTTTTCAAAGTATTTAAAAAATTCTTCTTTTCTCTTGTGGTTGTGACTAACTATATCCCACTTGTTAAAGGCTACAATGGTCCCCTTTCCTCTTTTTTCAGCAATACCTATAATACTTTTGTCTTGATGGGTTATGCCTTCTGTTGAATCAACTACTAAAATTACGACATCTGACTTTTCAACAGCTTTGATCGTTCTTGATATTGAAAACATTTCGATACTTCCATAATGAATAGTACTTTTTTTTCTCATTCCAGCTGTATCTATGAATCTGAAGGTCTTATCGCCAATCTTAACTAGATGATCAATGGCATCTCGGGTAGTTCCAGGTATTTCAGAAACAATAGCTCTTTCTGAACCAAGTATGCTGTTAAAAAGAGAAGATTTTCCAACGTTGGGTCGCCCAACGATAGAAACATTTATTTCTTTGTTATCAACTTTGTTATCAACGGGTTCTACTGAATCTAAGCCAGAAGTTTTTAAAGTGTTTGTGATAGTATCCATTAAAGTAAAAATGTTTCTGTTGTGTTCGGCGGAAACAGGGATCCCTTCACCAAAGCCTAGAGAATATATTTCTGGTTTTACCTCCAACTCATATTTTTCAAAATTCTCTGCCTTGTTAACAACTAAGATAACCTTTGAATTGGTCTTTCTTAAGTAGTCAGCAATGTGATAGTCTTCTGAGGTAAGTCCAATCTTTCCATCGATTACAAATACTACCAAAGATACGTCTTTTAAACTCTCAAAGATTATTTGTTTCTGTCTTTCTTCTATCTTATCTACCGGTTGTTCGAAGATACCACATGTATCAACCAATGTAAAAGATACATCGTCCCATTGAATTGTGGCGAATATATTATCCCTCGTTACACCTGGCATATCGTGAACTATTGATTTTCTTTCACCTATCATTCTGTTAAATAATGTTGATTTTCCCACATTGGGTTTTCCAATTATGAGAACTGTCGGTTTTTCCAAGTTATTCCACCTCTTGTTTTTTTACTGAAGCTATTTACTCTTCGTTCATTTCATCCATTATTTTTAACGCTTCTTCTTTTTCTTTTTCTTCTTCTAGATGTGTTACACTTATAATCATATTGCCCCTTTTAAATTCATTTTCAAGACCGATCTCTAAAACTTTCGCTTCTATTTGATCGCCAATCCTATATGTTTCTTCGAGACTTTTTGAATTTGTAGAAGCCTTGCTTGCAGGTAGATAAGCCTCTACTTCGTAATCATCGATGAGTACTATTGCTCCTTTATCTAAAAAACGGATTATTTTTCCTTTAACTGTATCACCTGGTTTTATCTCCTGTGAAGCCTTTTTCCAAGGATTTTCTTTTGTTTCTCTAACTGATAGTCTCATCTTTCTGTTATCCTTGTCTATTTTTATTATTTTTACTTTGATCTTTTGTTTTTCTTGAAGAACCGTAGAAATATCGTCTACAAAATCCCAAGAAAGTTCTGAAACGTGTAGGAATCCAGTGATCCCTTCGTCTATTTTTATAATCGCTCCATTATTTAGAACCTTTTCGACGGTTCCTGTAACAATGTTTCCTTCGTTGTACGTTTCTTCTAGGGTTTCCCAGGGATCTCCTAAAACTTGCTTATAACTTAAATTAATCTTTTTATTCTCTTTGTCTATATTCAATATTTTAACTTGAACATTGTCTCCAACTTGTACTACATCGCTTATTCTACCTTTCCTGCCCCAGAATACTTCCGTTTCATGAACCAAACCTTCTAAACCTTCGTCAAACTTAACAGTAAAACCAAAAGGTAATATGTTGGTTACAGTACCTTGAACAATGCTTCCTACAGGATACTTTTCGTCCAGTGTTATCCAAGGATCTTCTTTCAAACGTTTAAGAGATAGTGAAATTCTTTTTTTCTCGCTGTCCAATTTGATTATTACAGCTTTGATCTTTTGACCCACTTTTAGATAATCTTTTATTGAGATCTTCTCGTTCCAGCTAACCTCACTTGCTGGTATGAGACCATTAAGATGATCGTTCAATTTTACAAATGCACCAAAATTTTTTATATCCTCTACAACACCATCGATTACCATTCCTTCTTCGTATTCAATGAAAGTTTGGCTGATTTTTTCTTCTACATAATCTCTTCTTGAGACAACTATGTTTTTTCCATTTTTAGAAATAACTTTAGCCATTTTTTCTCCCTTTGGTAAATCGTCTTTAGGTCTTAATAAAGATAGTGAACCAGGAAGGAATGCGTTGACAATACCTTCGATCAGAACGCTATAACCTTTTTTTAATTTGTTTTTAAAAATGATTGGATAATTTTCCCCTTCTTTTATCTTACTTATAGTTTCGCTCCAAACAGCCCTTTTTTCAGAAGCAAAGTTTAACCCTTCTGCATCATTTGTTTTAGTTATTTCTACTACTATCTTTTGACCTACTTGATATTCTTGTAGTGGTTTTATGAGTTCTCCTTGACTTACAAACACATCTCCTGTTGCACCTTCCAAAGCAACCCATATACCATCACTATTTATTTCAAACACCTTTCCTTCTATTATTTTTCCTTTTTTTATTTCGTTTATCTCTTGTTCGTTCAAAAGTTTTTCAAAAGTTTTTTCTTCCATCATGAAAGATCCTCCTTCTTTTGGCGTAGATACTCCAGTACTTTGTTTAACTCTGATTTTGGAGTGGATGAACCAGTAACTATTCCGATTTTGTCTTGTGGAGAGATTACTATTTCCTTAAGTTCTTCATCAGATTCGATATGATACGCTCTTTTACAATATTTCTTAGAAATACGGTATAGTTTTTGAGTATTGGAACTATTTTTCCCGCCTATAACTAACATCAACGTGCTTTTTTTTGAAAGTTCGAGTGTTTCTTTTTCCCTTAAGACAGTTTCAGAACAAATAGTATCTCTTATCAACACCTCCGTAAAAGAATTAATATTTACCATACCGGCTATAAAATTTTTATATTCTTCCTCCCCCATGGTTGTTTGTGATACGATCAATATCTTTCTTTGAGGTATTTTCACTGGAGAGAGTGTTATTAATAATTTACTCTCATCTACATTTCCTTTTAGCCCAAGTATCTCAGGATGGTCGGGTTTTCCATACACGATTACAAAAAATCCATCTTTTTGTTTGCCTTTTACGTATTTTACTAAATTTGTGACTATTGGGCAAGTCATATCAATAACTTTAGAGAATCGTTTTTTTAAAAAATCTTTTTCAGACTTTGAAATACCGTGGGCTCTGATGATTACTGTTTCATTTATAGAATCGTCCGGTATATCATCCAATTCTGTTATAGTTATCGCACCTGCTCTATTTAACTCTTCTATTACCTTTTTATTGTGTACCAACTCACCGTAAATATAAATTTTATTTCTATCAACGATGGAGTTTTTCACTTGATTGTAGGCTAACTGAACACCTGAGCAAAAACCGGTTCTTTTCGCTACATTAATCTCCATAAATACCTCTCTTTTCGACAATTTTTAGTACTTTTTGCAGGACTTCCTCTATGGATAGATTAGTAGTATCTATAATTATTGCATCTCGTGCTGGTTTTAATGGAGCTATAGAACGGTTTGAATCGTTGTAATCCCTACTTTTTATTTCTTCCAATATATCATTGAAAGAAATATTACCTTTTTCCTCTTTTTCCTCATTCCATCTTCTTTTAGCTCTTTCTTCTAAAGAGGCGGTTAGATATATTTTTACATCACTATCGGGGAGAACTACCGTTCCTATATCTCTTCCATCAACCACTATACTGTCTTTTTCGGCAATTTTTTTTATTATCTCATTAACTTTTTTTCTGATAATATTATTCTGGGAATAAAGGGAAGCTAAATCACCGATTTTCGAGTCTTTAATGGTGGTGGTAATATCTTTTTCATCTAAAAAATAACGGTTGTTTTTTATTTCAATATTAAGTTTTTCTAAAATATTTTCTATATTTTTTGAATCTTTTGGGTCCACCTTTTTTTCATTTAGGTAATAACCAATGATTCTATACAAAGCTCCACTATTTAGATAATTTATCTTTAGTAAATTAGCTAAT
Coding sequences:
- a CDS encoding S1 RNA-binding domain-containing protein, coding for MMEEKTFEKLLNEQEINEIKKGKIIEGKVFEINSDGIWVALEGATGDVFVSQGELIKPLQEYQVGQKIVVEITKTNDAEGLNFASEKRAVWSETISKIKEGENYPIIFKNKLKKGYSVLIEGIVNAFLPGSLSLLRPKDDLPKGEKMAKVISKNGKNIVVSRRDYVEEKISQTFIEYEEGMVIDGVVEDIKNFGAFVKLNDHLNGLIPASEVSWNEKISIKDYLKVGQKIKAVIIKLDSEKKRISLSLKRLKEDPWITLDEKYPVGSIVQGTVTNILPFGFTVKFDEGLEGLVHETEVFWGRKGRISDVVQVGDNVQVKILNIDKENKKINLSYKQVLGDPWETLEETYNEGNIVTGTVEKVLNNGAIIKIDEGITGFLHVSELSWDFVDDISTVLQEKQKIKVKIIKIDKDNRKMRLSVRETKENPWKKASQEIKPGDTVKGKIIRFLDKGAIVLIDDYEVEAYLPASKASTNSKSLEETYRIGDQIEAKVLEIGLENEFKRGNMIISVTHLEEEKEKEEALKIMDEMNEE
- the ispH gene encoding 4-hydroxy-3-methylbut-2-enyl diphosphate reductase produces the protein MEINVAKRTGFCSGVQLAYNQVKNSIVDRNKIYIYGELVHNKKVIEELNRAGAITITELDDIPDDSINETVIIRAHGISKSEKDFLKKRFSKVIDMTCPIVTNLVKYVKGKQKDGFFVIVYGKPDHPEILGLKGNVDESKLLITLSPVKIPQRKILIVSQTTMGEEEYKNFIAGMVNINSFTEVLIRDTICSETVLREKETLELSKKSTLMLVIGGKNSSNTQKLYRISKKYCKRAYHIESDEELKEIVISPQDKIGIVTGSSTPKSELNKVLEYLRQKKEDLS
- the cmk gene encoding (d)CMP kinase, producing the protein MAQKAKKIKIAIDGPAGSGKSTIAQKLANLLKINYLNSGALYRIIGYYLNEKKVDPKDSKNIENILEKLNIEIKNNRYFLDEKDITTTIKDSKIGDLASLYSQNNIIRKKVNEIIKKIAEKDSIVVDGRDIGTVVLPDSDVKIYLTASLEERAKRRWNEEKEEKGNISFNDILEEIKSRDYNDSNRSIAPLKPARDAIIIDTTNLSIEEVLQKVLKIVEKRGIYGD